One window of the Zea mays cultivar B73 chromosome 3, Zm-B73-REFERENCE-NAM-5.0, whole genome shotgun sequence genome contains the following:
- the LOC100273789 gene encoding villin-2-like isoform X1: MSTAKVLDPAFQGAGQKVGTEIWRIEDFKPVALPKSDYGKFYCGDSYIVLQTTCTKGGAYLYDIHFWIGKDSSQDEAGTAAIKTVELDAILGGRAIQHRELQGYESDKFLSYFKPCIIPLEGGFASGFKKPEEEKFETRLYICRGKRAIRVKEVPFARSSLNHDDVFVLDTENKIYQFNGANSNIQERAKALEVIQHLKEKYHGGVCDVAIVDDGKLQAESDSGEFWVLFGGFAPIGKKTVSDDDVVLETTAPKLYSINDGQLKLEETALTKAVLENTKCFLLDCGAEIYVWVGRVTQMEDRKSATKAVDEFLINQKRPKTTRVTQVIQGYESHAFKSKFESWPVGNAAGNPGTEEGRGKVAALLKQQRVDPKGAAKSTTPVNEEVPPLLDGGGKLEVWCVDGNTKTALPKEDIGKFYSGDCYIILYTHHSGDKKEEYYLSYWIGKDSLVDDQVSASQIINTMWNSLKGRPVLGRIYQGKEPPQFVALFQPMVILKGGIGSGYKKLIEEKGAMGETYTTEGIALIRVSETSIYNNKTLQVDAVATSLSSTESFVLQSGNAMFTWFGNSSTYEQQQWAAKVAEFLKPGVAVKHCKEGTESSAFWFALGGKQSYTNKNTPQDIITREPHLYAFSFKNGRLEVTEIFNFSQDDLLTEDMMVLDTHGEVFIWIGQYVESKEKQKAFDIGQKYVEHANSIEDLSPHVPLYKVMEGNEPCFFKTYFSWDNTKSLVHGNSFQKKLSLLFGLRSEGAPRSSGNGGPTQRASALAALSSAFNPSSQQRLSNERPKSTGDGPTQRASALAALSNAFNPSLKPKTSPPSRSGRGSQRAAAVAALSSVLTAEQSGSSEFLRSKASNTAYKTDVDRIVITPAGPSGPSSPQSEAGESNVFHQEKDAAADGAPPDTDGAVAEAGEEETTENVGEATFSYDRLISKSTDPVRGIDYKRREAYLSDSEFQTVFGMTKDAFYRQPNWKQELQKRKADLF, from the exons ATGTCAACTGCAAAAGTGTTAGATCCTGCTTTTCAAGGGGCTGGCCAGAAAGT TGGGACAGAAATATGGCGGATTGAAGATTTTAAGCCAGTTGCACTGCCAAAATCTGATTATGGTAAATTCTACTGTGGAGATTCATACATAGTTCTGCAG ACGACCTGTACTAAAGGTGGTGCCTATCTATACGATATCCACTTCTGGATTGGGAAAGATTCGAGTCAA GATGAAGCTGGGACTGCAGCCATCAAGACAGTTGAACTTGATGCCATCCTTGGGGGTCGTGCAATTCAACATAGGGAACTCCAAGGTTACGAATCTGACAAATTCTTGTCATACTTCAAGCCTTGCATTATACCTTTGGAGGGTGGTTTTGCCTCTGGGTTCAAAAAGCCTGAAGAGGAAAAGTTTGAAACACGGTTGTATATATGCAGAGGGAAGAGAGCTATTCGGGTTAAAGAG GTTCCCTTCGCCCGGTCGTCATTAAACCATGATGATGTGTTTGTCTTAGATACTGAAAATAAGATATACCAGTTTAATGGTGCTAACTCCAATATCCAAGAAAGGGCCAAAGCGTTGGAAGTAATACAACATTTAAAGGAGAAATACCATGGGGGTGTTTGCGATGTTGCCATCGTTG ATGATGGGAAACTACAAGCAGAGTCAGACTCTGGTGAATTCTGGGTCCTTTTTGGAGGTTTTGCACCAATTGGGAAAAAAACTGTGAGTgatgatgatgttgtacttgaaACTACAGCACCAAAACTGTACAG TATCAATGATGGCCAATTGAAGCTGGAAGAAACAGCTCTTACAAAAGCTGTGCTTGAAAATACCAAATGTTTCTTACTTGACTGTGGGGCTGAAATATATGTATGGGTTGGACGGGTAACACAAATGGAGGATAGAAAATCTGCCACTAAAGCAGTTGAT GAATTCCTCATTAATCAAAAGCGTCCAAAGACAACGAGGGTAACTCAAGTGATTCAAGGTTATGAGAGTCATGCTTTCAAGTCCAAGTTTGAATCGTGGCCAGTGGGTAATGCTGCTGGGAACCCTGGCACAGAGGAAGGGCGGGGAAAAGTTGCCG CTTTATTGAAGCAACAACGCGTTGATCCCAAGGGAGCTGCAAAAAGCACCACTCCAGTAAATGAGGAAGTTCCTCCTTTGCTTGATGGCGGTGGGAAGCTTGAG GTATGGTGCGTTGATGGGAACACTAAGACTGCCCTGCCAAAAGAGGACATTGGAAAGTTTTACAGTGGAGACTGTTATATCATTCTCTATACACATCATTCGGGCGACAAGAAAGAAGAGTACTATCTCAGCTACTGGATTGGGAAGGATAGCTTGGTG GACGATCAAGTGTCGGCATCTCAAATAATCAATACAATGTGGAATTCATTGAAAGGACGGCCAGTTCTG GGCCGTATATACCAAGGGAAGGAGCCACCACAATTTGTTGCTCTTTTCCAGCCCATGGTTATCTTGAAG GGTGGAATCGGATCTGGATACAAGAAGCTCATAGAAGAAAAAGGTGCTATGGGTGAGACTTATACTACTGAAGGCATAGCTCTAATTCGAGTATCTGAGACATCTATCTACAACAACAAGACTCTTCAAGTAGATGCG GTAGCAACGTCTTTAAGCTCAACGGAGTCTTTCGTACTGCAATCTGGAAATGCTATGTTTACATGGTTTGGCAATTCTAGCACATATGAGCAACAGCAGTGGGCAGCAAAAGTTGCTGAATTTTTGAAG CCTGGCGTTGCAGTGAAGCACTGCAAGGAGGGGACAGAGAGTTCTGCTTTCTGGTTTGCTCTTGGAGGGAAACAGAGTTATACAAATAAAAACACTCCTCAGGATATTATTACTAGAGAGCCTCACTTGTATGCATTCTCATTCAAGAACG GGAGACTGGAG GTTACTGAGATCTTCAACTTTTCTCAAGATGATTTGTTAACTGAAGACATGATGGTACTTGACACACATGGTGAAGTTTTCATTTGGATTGGTCAGTATGTGGAATCAAAAGAGAAACAGAAGGCATTTGACATTGGCCAG AAATACGTGGAGCATGCAAATTCTATTGAAGATCTTTCTCCACATGTACCACTATATAAAGTCATGGAAGGGAATGAGCCATGCTTCTTCAAGACGTACTTTTCTTGGGATAACACAAAATCTTTG GTTCATGGAAATTCCTTCCAGAAGAAACTCTCGCTGCTTTTTGGATTGCGTTCTGAG GGTGCACCTAGGAGCTCTGGTAATGGTGGGCCAACTCAGAGGGCATCTGCATTAGCAGCTCTATCATCCGCATTCAATCCATCATCTCAACAAAGGCTG TCTAATGAGAGGCCTAAAAGCACAGGCGATGGACCCACGCAACGTGCCTCAGCACTGGCTGCCTTATCTAATGCATTCAACCCATCCTTAAAACCCAAAACATCACCTCCATCTCGCTCAGGTCGAGGTTCTCAAAGAGCAGCTGCTGTAGCTGCTCTATCCTCTGTGCTGACTGCTGAGCAATCTGGATCTTCAGAATTTCTACGATCCAAAGCTAGCAACACAGCATATAAGACTG ATGTCGACCGGATTGTCATAACTCCAGCTGGCCCATCAGGCCCATCTTCTCCTCAGTCTGAAGCTGGGGAGTCCAATGTGTTTCACCAGGAAAAAGATGCTGCAGCAGATGGGGCACCGCCTGACACTGATGGAGCAGTGGCTGAGGCCGGAGAGGAAGAAACAACGGAAAATGTTGGTGAAGCGACATTTAGCTATGACCGCTTGATATCCAAATCCACCGATCCAGTTCGTGGGATAGATTACAAACGCAGAGAG GCATACTTATCAGATAGTGAATTCCAAACTGTTTTTGGCATGACCAAGGATGCATTCTACCGACAGCCAAATTGGAAGCAAGAACTACAGAAGCGAAAAGCAGATCTTTTCTAA